tctgaacccctttgttccaagcgcgggcaaaaccaaataaaactcaaactctttagcagtgtctgattggccgctcaccccgggtccaCCCCccgtcctcccctttccccttctccgaataaaagaaaGGACCAAGGGGGGACCCACCCTCTTTGGCTTGCACGCTTTCTGCGAACATCTTCTTGTCTGTTTCTATTTGAAAGCTCTAATTGCAAGAATTAGGCAAGATGaaagctatatttctccctctttgcttctgctggtgatATCAGTTTTGCAGCTGTGATTTACcgcttttagagctactgaaatgctggattgccggtgctacctctctaggctgcccgaggctttctaaggcattgaactatgagcctagccggtaaaaagctgtaagtatATCTCCACATCTGGCCATCTTGTTAGTGATGGcaaatgtgaaaaaaaccctggtTTCACAGTTAAAAGCAACAGACACTGTCTCTATGAGAAGAATACTGTCCTGTATTTTCTATTGAAATGTGCTGTTCAAATGTCATTCCCTGTTGGCTTTTTTGAACAAAATGAGCAAATGTTGTATCTCCCATTTTTCTTATGAAAATCATTTGTAGAGTTATGGCAAGGCATCTCCAAATAGCAAGTCCAGTTCTTCTCACAGTTGTTTTGAAATAATACACATCTAGAAATTCCTCTAGAGGCCCTTCTCCTCACCAATTCCCTCACAGCTAGTGCAGATGTAGAGATGGCTTTGCACAGCTTTGTTTCTCAGAGATCTACAAACAGATGAAAGTAagtgcttttttcccttccaaggACATGCTCTCTATTGCACCCAAGAAGCTTGACAGGACTACAGTTACTTCCCTTGCAAATGATTGCCTCTAGAGACATTAGGCTGGGGGGGATAACCTTCTCTGCAATGTTTATATTGTATGTTTACATTCAGCATTTTAATACCCTGACATTTATTTCCATTAGGTCCCACATCCCAGCTTCATGTCTAACTTACTGTGGACAAAAGTGGGCCTCAGATCATGGTTAAAGAAACTCGCTCTAAGTAAGATGTGATACTCGTGGGTTGGTGGGATGCAGAGCAGTGATGGGAGTGTAAAAGATGACAGTGACGAGAAGAGTGGGGAAAGCCCTTTAACTTTTCAAAGTGAGAATTAAAGACCAATATTGCATTTTAAGCTCTTACTAGATGATTCAGTAACTGTGAGATCAGCCTTGCTTCTGCTTATGCCTGCCCAGGAAAGGGCATTCCTGTGGCATGCAGATCTCACGGCTCCCGTCCTTGCCTGCCTGTGAGCAcaatatgttttattttacagacaGAAGAATAAGAACTCATTCTTTATAGATGGAGAcgggggaagagagagagagagagggaggtgcATAATTACCACATATGCCTCATAGGCATTTATAAGTATGAGCATATGCTCTGAAAATGTAAACCttcattaaaggaaaaattgaaGATGACAAATTTGCAATGTAAGATTTAAAATACAAGAAAGGTGAAAGATTAATTCAATAATCTGTCCACACTTAATTAGAAAATAGGATGCTATGGTGAGTTTTGCTAATTTTTCCAATGCCACTTGAATGCATTGCCAATAAATCATCTTACAGCGGCAAAATAAATCACTGTGTTACGAAGAGCCCTCATCTGCAACTGAAATCATTCTATTTATACTGAAGACACATACCTATGAAAAATTTAGGAGGTCATCAATCATGATCTCTCTTTCCAATGTTTACAAAGTTGTATCTTTGGATAAGAACATTTCCAGTCTTCTTGTCATgatcaaaatcagagctgagGTCTGGTATATGTACAGACAGGATCACTGTGCTCAGTGATGACTGTATTTCATCCCTAATTTTTGAAGTTACATAAAATATCTCTTCTGGGGCTGTCTCTGTTATTTGAATGTCCCTGGTAAAGTGATGAAGAGATCTCAATGTACACGAGAATTAGGCTCTAGGTTTAAATACACAGCATGCAGTTGTAAAGCACAAGACCACTGAAGAACAATGACAGATGCACTCATTTCATGTCAAGTGCTCTGAAATTGTGCATACTCAAAAAATTCAAATCTGTATTCTGCACAAAATCTTCATGGGCACATGTAATTTGCTATTTTGCCGTCACACATTAGCTGTTTGTTAATGGTATAAGAATCACCAGGTAACAGTATAGCAGCCAATGTAACTTATCATTTAACTATCAGACTTTTTACTGGAAACCAAAACATCATCATAAAATTCAAATAAACATTTCACAAGGATCATTACACAGGAGGTGTCACATTAAGCGTACTGAAAAACCAATTCTCTGAGGTATGTTTCACAAGCAATTGCTTCCCAAATAGTTTTCCATTAGTGTTGAGATTCAAGCCACAGCAAGTGCCTTTAGTCCAGTTCCTAATCTTTATTAAAGAAGTGTCTGGATAAGGACTCTGAAGGCAGCTTACTCTGTCACTTCCACAGGAAATGTCAACCCTTATTTGGGTCATTTGGATCTAATGATTTCTTGAATCATGACCAAAAATCTTCCTGCTGGTTGTCAGAAATCACATGGTCTAGCTGCAACAGAGGGGTGGGATCTGTGTCCTGAGCATGGATAGAAAAGAAATATCCACCATAGACACCTTGTACCTGCCTTTGAGCTCACACATTTATTCAAAATGTTACTCAGAGATATAAAGCTGATATGCCAACATCATATGTCTGAGGCAGAGGCAGTTTTGGTGAAacagggggttttgtttgtgcaCAAAGGGCACTCTGCCATGCTCTGGTGCATCCCTAGGATAGGGACTGGACAGCACAAAGGCAGGCACTTCAGCTTGCTTCCTTTTTTGAGCCTTCTACCTCCTTTTCACATGAAAAAATGAACTCAGAAAATCTTCCTAGGAATCAGCTTTGCTCATTAGCCATGAATTCTGCTCACTTTCTGAAAAGTTCATGGTGCTATGTCTGGCTGTTGCAGGTCAAGGAAAGATTAAACAgccaatttattttaaaattgagaAAGGGAAAAGTGAGCTTGATATATTAATCAGTTTTTCATTTCCACCCAAACGATTAGATAAGTCTGAGATAAAGTACTTGAATTCATTTAAGTCTCTGAAGACTAGAAAGGAccccttttaaatttttcttctcttcctctctcaaaaaataaaatcattgtaATTTCGTAGGTCAAGTTAGGGTTACATCCATTTTGGTAAAACATTGAATTAGAGAACTAGAATTGATAGGATTTTTTGGTTCAAACTTGTGCTTTCTGTGGACTCCCAGCTGATAGAAACTGACTTCATAGGAAGTTGGGAGTTGTCAGGATTTCTGAGAGACATGAGCTTCAGGAACATTTGTAGGATTTGCAAGCCTGGCTTGATATATTTGACCTGTGTTCTCTTGTCACCATAGTAAACAGAAAcaacataataaaaaaaaccacgagaaaataatttttcttcaagaGACTTCAAAGTTCACACATCAAAGGGAatgctgcaaagctgcagcatGAAAATCTGATGGTTTGGGTTTCCAGAGTTGATAAACATTGTAGTTTCTGCCAGCTTGTTGATAGTCAGAATGAGGAGCATTCTCACCACCCATGCTTGAGGTCTCAACGGAGGTACCTGCTTCAGGCACTTGGGCTGCATGAAGTCCCTTGCTGGGCTTCTCCAAACCACTCTTTTTCTCAACCACACTCTCAAGCAGCCCATGTTGACCAGAGTGACCCTCAGCTCACTCAGTCACAATCTTTCTTATTTAAGTGCAGTCTTATAGACAAAGTGACATCCACAGAACCTGGACAAGTCTTATGACTGATTGTGTTCCGGGGAATGCTTTGGGTTCTGAGGAGCATTTCTGGTTAGCAGGGAGGCCTGATATTAATCATACTTTTATTTAGAGAAGGTTCTGAGTGTCCCTTGGATCCACAATTATATGCCAATTAACAATCCTTAGAGAAGAAGTTTACCACTGTAACCTTACTGGCAGCATCCTGGAGCAAGCAGAGTGGTGGTACCAAGGAGCTCCTGAGCATTCTGTTGTTTATCAAAAGAAACATTGTTAACTCCCAATAACTCTGTCCAAACTGCCTGATTTGGGCTTATAACATGGGGGCTGAGGGACCACCAAGGTTAACTGAGAAGCCTCATGCACAGTTTACCTTGGAGAAATAAGATGGGGCAACCATGAAACAATTATCTGAGCCGAATGCCAGCAGCAGTGCAAAGCTGTCCTAGGGAAGGATGCAGGCAGGGATGTATTGCTGGAGAGACTGGCTCAGTACTCTTTCCAGCACAGGCGTTCGCCTGTTACAGCAAGGAGCCCAGCGGTGCCAGCCTGTTGCTCGGTGGCGGCAGACCCTCTGCAGGCACATACACACCAGACCTGGGGTGTCCGGCGCCCCAAACCTGGCACCCACCCCGTCAGGCCCTCCTCAGCTTCGTGCATTCCTCACTTTTGGTCCCGATGGGCTGGGGCTACCTGAGTAGCGGCACGGGGGAGACAGACCCGGGGGAGGAACTGGCCCGGGCACGGGAGGCTCCGGGGCTCCCTCCCCGCTTCCCGCTGGCCCTcggcccctgcccgctgctctcTCTCCCGGCGGGGCCTCTCGCAGCGGAGAGCGGCTCTCCATGCCCtgggggagcggggcggggtgGCAGAAGCGAAAAGCGGCATCTGCGCCCTCACATCCGCACCTGCATCCCGCATCCACATCCACACCCTCACCCCACGTCCGCACCCGCGTCGGCCGCCGGGACGCGCCTTTGCCGCGGACGGTGCGGGGCGGCCCCGAGGGCGCGGAGCTGCGGCGGGAGGagcggcggggggagcggggggagCCGCCCGGCCGCCCCGCACTGCCTGGCCCCGGGCAGAGCCGGGAGGcgccgcgggagccgggggcgggggcTGCTCGCCGGGGCGGGGGCTGTCACGGGGCTGGGACGATAAAACCGGGGGTAATTGCATTTAGGCAAATGAGGCTGCCTCGGCCCTCCCCGTCTCCAGGTATATAAAGTGGGGAGCGCTCCTGCGGCCGGCCAATGCGCTCGGCGAACAGCGCCCGCCTCCCCGCTGCAGACGGTGCGTGCGCTGCAGGAGCCCGGCCGGCCGTGCCTGTGTGCGAGGGGTCCGCTTGTCCTGTGGTTGTGAGCGGCTGTGCGCGTGTACTTCTTTGTCCCGGTCTTTGTGTGTGTGCCTCTAtgcggggggtgggggtgccTATACGCGCTTGTGTGTCTGCCCGTGCGTGTCCCTGGATGTGCCAGCATGTTTTTGTGCCTGTCCTTATGTGCCTGTCCGGATGTGCGAAGGGATGAGTGCGCACCTCTGGCTATgcgtctctgtgtgtgtgtggacaGCTACGTCCGTACATGGGTGTGAGCATTTAAGGTGCGTAGCTCTTTGTATGAGTTTGTAAGTGGATGCCTGTGTAGCTGGATGCGTGTACGAGGGGGATGCATCTGGCTAGGTGTGTATATCTGGGAAAGTGTGAATGCCTAGGTGTACACAGACATGTGAGGGTGTGTTCTTGCCTTCCCCTGTATGTACGTGTGCGGAGGGGTACCGCTGGCTGtgcgtgtctgtgtgtctgcGCGCTGGGGTGCACACCGAGCTGTGTGCCAGTCCAGTAGAGGTGGGGGGTGTGCGCATCCAGAGGGGTCTATAGCAGTCGGGGCAGGGTGCCGGAGTAACTCGGCGCGTGTGGGGCTATCCGTGAGAGggagggtgtgcccaggtgtaccccGGGGCGGCTGTGTGAGAGTGCGTGCAGGGCTGTGCGCGCCCGCCCCGGCTGCCAGGGCTCCAACTTTTGCCCCCACAGGACGTCGAGGCGGCGATGAGGCTCCCGCTGGCTTTCGCCGTGCTCCTCCTGGCCTCGGCGCAGGCGTTGGGCGAGGAGATGGGAACCACGGACGACCTCAGCTACTGGTCCGACTGGTCCGACAGTGACCAGGCGAAGGTGAGCCCCGGCGGCCCCGCGGGGTGGGGCAGCGAGGGGTTCGGTGCCAGAGGCTCTGCGGTGCCGGGCACTGCCCCGGGCGGGTCTGAGTGGGGGGTTCGCACTGAGCGCCGCCCGCTGTCGCCCCGTAGGAGGAGCTGCCGCTGCCCCTGGAGCACTTCCTGCAGAGAATGGCCCGGAGACCCCGGCCCCAGCAGTTCTTCGGCCTCATGGGCAAGCGGGATGCCGgtgagcggggcggggggctgcctgctgctcaaGCCTCTCCGCACGCCTCTTCTCCCAGCGCCTGCCCAAACTTTTCACGGTTATCTCTCGGGTTTAATGTGTTACATCTTTTTCATAAGCCGCCATGAGGCTAGTTTGGGTTtaggcttttttgtttggttgtttcttTTAAGTTTTATATGAGATAAACTCACCGATTGGAAAAGAGAGGGCTTTAAATTCTTAAGTGTGCACCAGTTACAGCATGTAAATCCCAGTAAGGAATAGCAGGATAACTCGTAGATCAGCATACATGCCACTGAATGACCCAAGTGTGGAAATGGGTTGAGTATACAATTATTGTCATGTTTTCTATGTGTTTACTGCACCAAGAATTGATCTAAGAAATTGAAGCTAAACTAATCTAAATTGTGTGGGCTAAGCTGAAACAAGTCTTTGTAGTCTcttcaaagaaaaatgcagttgtAAACCATCACTTTAATTTCCCTTAAGTGGAATATGCATAggtttggttttctgtttgatttttttcaaagcattGCAGTAGCATCATACATATATGCCAATCCTTTTTTaacaactcttttttttttttttttttttttcctctttcctctcctcttccaaTCAGGATATGGCCAGATCTCTCACAAAAGtaagtttaaaaaatacaaatattttaagtaaTCATTGAAGATATTCAAATAGAGAATATTGTATTTGACTGGCTTATTTAGAAGGTGACTGGTTTCAGCTAGGGACTGGCAGCACCACTGGTGGAGAAATGATCTGTTAAAGAATTGAAACCTCCCCCTCGGTGCCACTGTGAGGCTGTATCTCATCTGAGCTGCTGCAAGCTTTGAGATTTCAATCCATATTAATGTGTGGATGTTGCAGCTCTCTCTTATTTCCCAAGGGGGGGATTTTGTAAGCCTTTCTCATCGGCAAGGCAGGCTTACTGCCAGACTCTGAGAGGAGCAATTAAGATGGCAAAATCTGGAAAATTAGAGTAATGAATTCCCGAATTCCCAAACCCCCAGGAATGCTTTCATGGGAGCGCCCATGTCCTCACATGTGAGACATTGTATCTGTGCTCTCAGCATTGCCTGGCTGGGAATCAGACCCCTGCTCACAGTAGGGGCTGGTTGATGATGTGCTGCCATAGGAAGAGCCATATCTTTTCCCATTAATAAGTGTGCCTTGCTCTGCTTTTGTGTACCACCAAGCAGGAGATGGTATCAGCATTGTGGTGGTACCTTGCTCTGCACAGTGctagttttattttctgaaattatcTCATGATGTTTATAGAGAAACGGGAAGATTTttataaagtaaaaatgatCTTGCATTCTGTGAAACCTTCTCTGTCCACAGAGGTCAACAACTGTTCCAGTGTTCTATTATCCACGAAATGCTTTCTCTAGGGTTATGTACTGGAAAACCAAATAAAGAGTCTGATACAAAGCTCATGCCAAATTATCTGCTGACTAAAgtaaaaaattagttttctgAAACTGCTTCAGCTTGAATTAACACACGTGAGGTCTGAGGATCTTGCTTTGTGTATGAATTCTCCAAGCAAAATTCTTTCCAAAGAGAAACTTCTAAGTTTGTCTCAAAAGCCGGTTTAGATAAAGAACAACagttcattttccttccttatCTGAAACTATAGCTACTACTATAACCTGGTATGTACTGTAGGCCTAAACTTGGAGTTAATTTATCCTCTACACTTCCAGTGCCTTGAGAAATACTAATGGACAGGAAGGTAATACCTGAACTTATAAATATTCCAAAAATAGAGCCAGACTGTCTAGCTCAGATGTGTCGAGACATAGAGTCCCATTGGCTTCTTCTCCAGTAAAGGCTCCACCTGACCTGCAAGGGAGGTTTTTCTTCCAtgttacagaaataaaacaacagGTAGAAGAGATGCATCGTGCAGATGCAGGCTATACCAAGACACTGCCTTCTTGTGCATTTGCTCAGATCAATAGGAATTGTATGGGCAGAGAAATAAGAATCTGTTAGTGGCCACTGTTTTTCcataacactttaaaaaaaaaacccaaaccaaaggTCTGTCTAAGCTAATGAGAAGATGTCCACTAACTGGCCTGTGCCTTGGTCTATCCTGTTTAGTCTGATTAGTCAGACTGATGTTTGTTCTCTGTTGTCTGAGTGATGTGAACAACTGGTCTGTGAGATAAACAGTTTTGGAGCCtgtcttctttccttgcaagaacctgttattttaaaagcctgactagttaaaatgtattaaaacacccctaaatatattttttcaggaCATAAAACAGACTCCTTTGTTGGACTTATGGGCAAAAGATCTTTAAATTCTGGTATGTATTTGACTAAATCTGATACTTAGTGATACACAGCCTCTTCATTCCGCtgcctcttctctctctcccagcGGATGGAAGAAGCAGTCTTTATGTAGTGCAGAGCCAGAGTTCTCTGAAAAAGAATCTGGGTTTTCTTTGTTACCCAAGATATTTCAGAGTTCCCTTCACTCCAATGCTTGAAATGACCAGGCTGGTCTGAGCTGCAGGCGAGCGCAGGTAGAATTCCCAAGAGCACTTTCATTACTGCCCTGTCTTTGTATGTTCTGCTAGTCCCCAAAGTGCTAATGAAAGAGAAACCCCTAAATTTTACTGACATATCAAGAAAAATTTGGAGGTTGAAAATGCAAGGGTCATTTAAAATTGTGGTCTAAATCCAGATCTCATCAGGTAAAGGGATATCTTCTCTGGAGACCATTATTCCTAACATTTGGAGTAGAAGGTGAAAGAACAGAACTTTGCCATTAACACCAGCTCATTCTGCAGATCAGGCTGTTAAACATTCACAGCATCTTCCAGCTTTTCACTTAACCTAAAGTATTTTATACTCTGAGTGGATACTGTGAATTTATTTTCCCACAGCATCCATGCAGGGCAGAATTCTCTTCTCCCCTCATGTGTAGAAGCCCTCTGGGATACCGGAGACTCCCCATAGCTCTACCTTCCTTGTGCTATAGGACCGTACTGAGGAAATCCCTCACTGTGAAACATAAAGTATGAGTTGATTCTCCAGgataagaatttaaaaaataaaaaacctaaTATGTATTTAATGTCTCTGAAATAGTTCTCACTGTTTCATTAAATGGATGATAAAAGTTAAGTTACTAGCTGACACCTTTATATTATGTGGATACGTGCTGTGATCTATGTTCTGCAGTTATGGTTGTCAGTAACTTATTTTCAATTAAACCCCCTTCAAGACTAGTAATGTTGCTCTCTGCATTATTTTGCAAATTGCTATGTATCATGAATAATTTTGTACAATTTTCTGTGGTGGCAATAGCTATTAAATACATAATACCTGTAAATACATCTGCTATCACAAAAGCAAATAGCCTGTAAGTAATAAATTTGGGTTGGTTTCCACTGGGATTACATTTACATTAATATGAGAATGTAAAgtacagaaaatgtttttaaaaatgcaaagattTTACTGCTGTAATTTCAAAATTGCTGGTATAGTGAGGATACTGTTATGTGATATTTCTAACAAAAAGGGAATAATGATGTTTTACTCTGTTGGACTATGCAATACCTGTCTGACAGGTAAAACTAGAATTCACAGCTTTTCCGCCTGATTCCTTGAGGGGGAAATCCTAAGAAGCTGCTTCTGCTCCACTAGAGGAGAAGATCGGTCCTAAGGACTGTGTAATCAAAGCAAGATCAGGAATAATAAGTGCTAGGACTACCCTCACTTCTCCCTTTTGGAAGATATTTAATTGGGCCCCACCTTCACTCCATGCTGTGGCTTTCTTCTGCAAAAAGCCCCTGAGCACCCTGGCAATGTGCAGGAGTTCACGTTGTCCCTCTGGGTGTGAGCAGGATGCTGATTTGCAGCCTCATGTGCCAAAGCAGGGTAAGGGGGTGCTGATGTCTCAGTCCCTGGTTTGGGGACAGCCTTGCTCAAGAAGGGCTCTCTAGGTTTTGCTctcattttaaaagaacaagAAGGAGAGATCTACCACTACTAAACATAAAATAAGTTACTTATGACTAATTTAGCCTGCAGCTAGTCGATGTGGTAGTCTAAGTACATCTGAGGAGCTTGGCTCCTGCTGCATTTTAATAGTAAAATTATCCCTGCATTCAGGGCTTGTGGACAGGGAGAGTTTCAAAGAGCTGATGGTACTGGAATGAAGGTGGATATGTCCGTGCAGAAAGCCTCTACCACAAATTGACCTGAATGCTCAGATCCCATCACTTAGATGAATTACTGGGATGTAAAGTGGCTCTGAGATAATGGTGCTTCAAGCAGCTCAGCAGACAAAAGGTAGAAAACACTGCTCAGACCTTCAGCCTCCTGGAGGACAGTGTAGTCGGAGAGGTACAGCCAGATCAAAGCAGCTCAGGGCTGCGCCAGGAGCCCTGGTCTCTGTTCCAAACATGCCGCTGGGGTCTGGTGATGCCCCAGCTGGCTGCAGGTCTCTGACTGACACTTCTCATGCTTGCTGGGGTTTATGCCAGGCTGTACCTTGTGCTTCAATCTGCTTCTTTTTTTGCAGGGTCCTCTGAAGGGAGCATAGCACAGAATTACGAACAGAGGCGTAAATGAGACATTCCTGTGCGTTATTTATTAAACTTCATTTGTTCTAATGCAGTGTAATATAAACTAACCACTGtatgaaataattatttatttaataactgaaggggtttggttttttgagtTGTACATTCAATAAAACTATTATTTTTCATATTGTGGCAGTGATACTTGTTGTGTAGGTGTGTTGTGGTTCTGAAAGGACCAGCGACCCTGGTGATGTCTCACAACAAAGCACAT
This genomic interval from Aphelocoma coerulescens isolate FSJ_1873_10779 chromosome 2, UR_Acoe_1.0, whole genome shotgun sequence contains the following:
- the LOC138105654 gene encoding protachykinin-1-like isoform X1; translated protein: MPRCTQTCEGVFLPSPVCTCAEGYRWLCVSVCLRAGVHTELCASPVEDVEAAMRLPLAFAVLLLASAQALGEEMGTTDDLSYWSDWSDSDQAKEELPLPLEHFLQRMARRPRPQQFFGLMGKRDAGYGQISHKRHKTDSFVGLMGKRSLNSGSSEGSIAQNYEQRRK
- the LOC138105654 gene encoding protachykinin-1-like isoform X4, which gives rise to MRLPLAFAVLLLASAQALGEEMGTTDDLSYWSDWSDSDQAKEELPLPLEHFLQRMARRPRPQQFFGLMGKRDAGYGQISHKRSSEGSIAQNYEQRRK
- the LOC138105654 gene encoding protachykinin-1-like isoform X2, with protein sequence MRLPLAFAVLLLASAQALGEEMGTTDDLSYWSDWSDSDQAKEELPLPLEHFLQRMARRPRPQQFFGLMGKRDAGYGQISHKRHKTDSFVGLMGKRSLNSGSSEGSIAQNYEQRRK
- the LOC138105654 gene encoding protachykinin-1-like isoform X3, with the translated sequence MRLPLAFAVLLLASAQALGEEMGTTDDLSYWSDWSDSDQAKEELPLPLEHFLQRMARRPRPQQFFGLMGKRDAGYGQISHKRHKTDSFVGLMGKRSLNSASMQGRILFSPHV
- the LOC138105654 gene encoding protachykinin-1-like isoform X5 gives rise to the protein MRLPLAFAVLLLASAQALGEEMGTTDDLSYWSDWSDSDQAKEELPLPLEHFLQRMARRPRPQQFFGLMGKRDAGYGQISHKKVNNCSSVLLSTKCFL